The Terriglobales bacterium nucleotide sequence GGCCCAGAGCGCGGCGATTAGTGCAGTCATAAATCCCGCAAAACCACCGACTGCCTGCGGATATGTGGTGGCGAAATTTGTCCAACTGCCTCGCGAGTAGCTGAATCCCGCGGCCACGATCCCGAAAATGATGGCAACTTTCAGCAGGGTGAAAAATAGCTGAAATTCTCCCGCCCGCTTCACCCCGATGTAGTTGATGAAAGAAATGAGTGCGATGGCGCCGATCGCGACCAGTTGGCCCCAAGTGATGACGACGGGGTTTCGGATCACCACCTGCGGCAGAAATGCCAGAGGCGCAAACGTGCCCAGAATGCGCACGAAGCCTGTGACGATGGTTGCAATGGAGCCGGGCTTGGCGATCAGGAAGTATGTCCAGGCATAGAGAAAGCCGCCCAGCGGACCGTAGCCATCCCGTACATAAACATATTCGCCGCCTGCTTCTGGCTTCATCGCGCTCAGCTCGGCGTAGGTGAGAGCTCCGAAAAATGACAGCAGCCCTCCCACGATCCATGCCAGGTAGACATAGGCGGAAGAGCCGACCGCCTGCATCATCTCGGCGGGCACCAAAAAGATGCCGCTGCCGATGATTGTCCCCACCACGATGGCGCTGGCGTGGCTGACCTTGAGGTCGCGCGCCAGTTGCGGGGCCGCACCCCTGGTTGCGCCGGTTACCACGATTTCTGCCATGCCGCCGGTTCCTTGGTAGCTTCTTTCTGCAGACTCGAGCCGACTATGCGGCTGGCCGCATAACCGATTGCGAAGGTCACTGAACTGCCGATCACCACGTACCAGGTCCAGGGTATTTTCGTAAAAAGCCAGATATAAAGGTTCAAGCAGAATCCGCAAACCATGCCCACGGCTGCGCCACGCTCGTTGGCTTTCCGAGTGAGCAGTCCAAGGAGAAAGACGCCCAGCAGCGCGCCGTAGGCCACCGAAGCAATGGAGAGGCCGACCTCAACCACGCGTCCGCCTCGACGCGAGAGGATCGCCAGTGTGAAAAGCACCAGTCCCCAGACGATGGTCGCAATCCTGGAGATCCGGACCCGCGCCACCTCGCTCGTCTCGGGATGGCGGTGAACGTAGAAGTCCACGATCGAACTGGACGAGAGCGAATTCAAAGCGGCACTCAGATTCGACATGGCTGCCGCCAGAATGGCGGCGATCAGCAGACCCGATATGCCATGCGGCATCTGGGTTACGACGAATGTGGGGAACATGCGATCGGATCGGCTGAAGCCAGCAGCCGGCGGAAACAGCCGGTAGAACACCCACAGCATCACCCCGACCGAGAGAAAAAGAGTGAACTGAAAGAGGATCGCCAGCCCGCTGCTGAGCAGTGCCGCTTTCGACTGACGCTCGTTTTTGGCGGCAAGTAGCCGCTGCACCATGAGCTGATCTGTGCCATGGCTGGCGGTGGTCAGAAAGGTCCCGCCGATCAATCCTGCCCAGAAGGTATAGGTTTTAGACAAGCTGAAAGAGAAGTCGAAAATTCGAAACTTGTCAGCAGCAGCGGCCGCGGTGCGGATCGAGTCCCATCCTCCGGGTACGAGGTGAAGGATGGTGAAAAACCCAACGAGTGTTCCGCCGACGTAGATCACCATCTGCACCACGTCAGTCCAGATCACTGCCGCCATACCCCCTTCGAAGGTGTAGATCAGGGTGAGCAGGGTGACGATGGCGATGGAAGCCAGATCGCGGCGAAACTCCGTCAGCCCACCCAGCGCGGGGTTCAGGGCAATTCCTACCACGATAGCCACTGCAAACACGCGCACTCCTTCGGCGGCGGCGCGCGTGATCAGGAATAGGCCGGCGGTGAGCGAGCGTAACCGCGGTCCGAATCGGCGCTCCATGAGTTGGTAGGCGGTGAATAGATCGCCACGAAAATAATGGGGAATGAAGAGCAGCGAGATCACTACTCGGGCAACCAAATAGCCGAGCACTACTTGTAGAAAACCGAAGTTGGTGTCGTAGGCCAGGCCGGGGATGCTGATGATGGTCAGGGTGCTGGTCTCGGCGGCAACGATGGAGAGAGCGATTGCCCACCAGGGGACATTGCGGTCAGCAAGAAAGTAGTCGCGCAGCGATCGGTCCTTCTTGCGGAAGCGAAGGCCGAAAAGCGTAATTCCCGCCAGGTAGGCCGCGATGATGAAGAGATCAAGCCTGTTCAGGCCCATCAAATATTCAGCAGCCTCCGGTGGGATCCCTTGCAATTCACCCCTATATCTTCAGCGAAAGCCCCTCCGAAAAGGAATTGTCAAAGGACATGCCGGTCTAGCGGGTCTTGGGCAGGGCGCGGAATGAGACGAGATCCCAGGAGGCATCGGGGGCAGAAGTTTGCTGGCGCAAGATGTAGAGATTCCCATCGTCTGCGTGAATTTTGTAGAAGACCGCGTCCGGCCCGTACCACTGATCCAGAATCTCTTTGACTCGATACTCATGTCCATCGAGGCGAAACCGAACCGGTCTTTCGTCTGCTTTACGGCCTGAATAGCAGTACACTTCCAGCTTCATTCTTGGAGTCCGGTTGGGCGGATGGAAGACCTGTCCCAACACCCGAGGCGGCGCGCCAGGACTCATGCTATCCGACTT carries:
- a CDS encoding sodium:solute symporter, translated to MGLNRLDLFIIAAYLAGITLFGLRFRKKDRSLRDYFLADRNVPWWAIALSIVAAETSTLTIISIPGLAYDTNFGFLQVVLGYLVARVVISLLFIPHYFRGDLFTAYQLMERRFGPRLRSLTAGLFLITRAAAEGVRVFAVAIVVGIALNPALGGLTEFRRDLASIAIVTLLTLIYTFEGGMAAVIWTDVVQMVIYVGGTLVGFFTILHLVPGGWDSIRTAAAAADKFRIFDFSFSLSKTYTFWAGLIGGTFLTTASHGTDQLMVQRLLAAKNERQSKAALLSSGLAILFQFTLFLSVGVMLWVFYRLFPPAAGFSRSDRMFPTFVVTQMPHGISGLLIAAILAAAMSNLSAALNSLSSSSIVDFYVHRHPETSEVARVRISRIATIVWGLVLFTLAILSRRGGRVVEVGLSIASVAYGALLGVFLLGLLTRKANERGAAVGMVCGFCLNLYIWLFTKIPWTWYVVIGSSVTFAIGYAASRIVGSSLQKEATKEPAAWQKSW